One window from the genome of Spirosoma rhododendri encodes:
- the porW gene encoding type IX secretion system periplasmic lipoprotein PorW/SprE, producing MVRFIKSSFLLFLTVVGLLGSLLSCSQYSTKPVSRGYHNLTAHYNAYVIARDEVEQAEMQLFKTRQENYGQVLPILLPVDSTKSQAVKQLLDDAIKKASLIPERHQNSKWLDNAYILIGRARLLKQDLPNAIEVFKYVNTKGTSDDDKHMALVGLMRAYVEANDYANAQNVGEYLRAQPLSKTNTRDYYLVNAYLNERQGKYAVAAAILEATFPVLPKSEATARLHLIAGQLFDVSGQPAKAVAQYKLVAKSRPSYDQLFYANLYAIQSKGLSTDIREAATSERTFETMLADRKNADLRDKIYATMAVLEVRKGNIDKGIDYYRKAVQASPSSGQVPYTYQEIGRLFDQKKGDYAQAKAYYDSALAQLPRQSADYAALLTRRNTLDEFVQYKNTIYTEDSLLRLAKLSPTELNKVIDDAIKRREEADKAQVALAQQIADRVSGGVNNIPGATNSELAPDQRWVLYNPVALSQGRQEFSTRWGNRPLEDDWRRSTKQASEAVAGVGSPLNGQTSANSINPNAPLTPQDAVNGTPVIGGPVSANQAQRDVMRARIPFTADGQLQANQRVETALYKLGKLYKFQFNQPVDAISTFEQLLNRYPSTIQKPEVYYLLYLSNEQLGKASPWKDRLQTEFPNTSYARLTGKTATQSSDSEAQALAVYTQIYDLYKENNLTEALARADKALGDYAGTKINDKLALLRVLLVGKLQTPDAYRQALNEFVRDFPASPLLFRAREMLAAASQKK from the coding sequence ATGGTTCGCTTTATCAAGTCATCCTTCCTTCTCTTCCTGACGGTCGTGGGCCTGCTGGGTAGCCTGCTGTCCTGTTCGCAGTATAGCACGAAACCCGTCAGCAGAGGCTACCACAACCTCACGGCGCACTACAACGCCTATGTCATCGCCCGCGACGAAGTCGAACAGGCAGAGATGCAACTATTCAAAACCCGGCAGGAGAATTACGGTCAGGTATTGCCCATTCTGCTGCCGGTCGATTCCACCAAGAGTCAGGCGGTGAAGCAGCTGCTCGATGACGCCATCAAAAAAGCGTCGCTGATTCCCGAACGGCATCAGAACAGCAAGTGGCTCGACAACGCGTACATTCTTATCGGTCGCGCCCGGCTGCTGAAGCAGGATCTGCCCAATGCCATCGAGGTGTTTAAATACGTCAATACGAAAGGAACGAGCGACGACGATAAACACATGGCGCTCGTCGGGCTAATGCGGGCTTACGTGGAAGCCAACGATTACGCCAACGCGCAGAATGTGGGCGAGTACCTCCGGGCGCAGCCGCTCAGCAAAACAAACACCCGCGACTATTATCTGGTAAATGCGTACCTGAACGAACGACAGGGGAAATACGCCGTCGCTGCCGCGATTCTGGAAGCGACGTTTCCGGTGTTGCCCAAAAGTGAAGCCACGGCCCGGCTGCACCTGATTGCGGGGCAATTGTTCGATGTGTCGGGGCAGCCCGCCAAAGCCGTCGCGCAGTACAAACTGGTCGCGAAGAGCCGCCCCAGCTACGATCAGCTGTTTTACGCCAACCTGTACGCTATTCAGAGCAAAGGGTTATCGACCGATATTCGGGAAGCAGCTACCTCGGAACGGACGTTTGAAACAATGCTGGCCGACCGGAAAAACGCGGACTTGCGCGACAAGATTTACGCGACGATGGCCGTGCTGGAAGTGCGCAAAGGCAACATCGATAAAGGTATCGACTATTACCGCAAGGCGGTTCAGGCGTCGCCGTCGTCGGGTCAGGTACCGTACACCTATCAGGAAATCGGGCGACTGTTCGACCAGAAAAAAGGTGATTACGCGCAGGCCAAAGCGTACTACGACAGTGCGTTGGCGCAGCTACCCCGTCAGTCGGCCGATTACGCGGCTTTGCTTACGCGCCGAAACACGCTCGACGAATTTGTCCAGTATAAAAACACGATCTATACCGAAGACAGTCTGTTACGACTGGCCAAGCTTTCTCCTACCGAACTGAACAAGGTTATCGATGACGCCATAAAACGCCGGGAAGAGGCCGATAAAGCGCAGGTGGCGCTGGCGCAGCAGATAGCCGACCGGGTATCGGGTGGGGTCAACAACATACCCGGCGCTACCAATTCCGAACTCGCTCCGGATCAGCGCTGGGTGCTGTACAATCCGGTAGCACTGAGTCAGGGGCGGCAGGAATTTTCGACGCGCTGGGGCAACCGGCCACTCGAAGACGACTGGCGACGGAGTACCAAGCAGGCGTCCGAAGCGGTAGCTGGCGTAGGGAGTCCGTTGAACGGCCAGACATCGGCCAACAGTATCAACCCGAATGCACCGCTGACTCCGCAGGATGCCGTAAATGGTACGCCGGTGATCGGCGGTCCGGTATCCGCAAATCAGGCACAGCGCGACGTCATGCGCGCCCGGATTCCGTTTACCGCCGACGGACAGCTTCAGGCAAATCAGCGCGTCGAGACGGCGTTGTATAAGCTGGGCAAACTATACAAGTTCCAGTTCAACCAGCCCGTCGATGCCATCAGCACGTTCGAGCAGTTACTTAACCGGTACCCCAGCACTATCCAGAAGCCCGAAGTGTATTACCTGCTATACCTGTCGAACGAGCAGTTGGGTAAGGCGTCGCCCTGGAAGGACCGCTTGCAGACCGAATTCCCGAACACGTCATACGCCCGGCTAACGGGAAAGACGGCCACGCAGAGCAGCGACAGTGAAGCGCAGGCTCTGGCTGTTTACACGCAGATTTACGACCTTTACAAAGAAAATAACCTGACCGAAGCGCTGGCTCGTGCCGACAAAGCACTGGGCGATTACGCCGGTACGAAGATCAACGACAAGCTGGCACTGCTGCGGGTACTGCTGGTTGGTAAGCTGCAAACGCCCGACGCCTACCGGCAGGCACTCAACGAATTTGTCCGCGATTTTCCGGCCAGTCCGCTGCTGTTCCGCGCCCGGGAGATGCTGGCAGCCGCGAGTCAGAAGAAATAA